Proteins from a genomic interval of Heteronotia binoei isolate CCM8104 ecotype False Entrance Well chromosome 5, APGP_CSIRO_Hbin_v1, whole genome shotgun sequence:
- the LOC132572178 gene encoding zinc finger and SCAN domain-containing protein 30-like, translated as MQKPQGVVQELKPKKKMEKHSLTGPKTNEGSEAGGREPHVVQVGTIREFLAGSAPTQIKQEPEEGLQQRWEAQWQEFLKTVESPHPGWRHLKLPEPMSEEETKEFQASFKEIAGVNQWSRGEWVTQTMPGFRGVHKPNGGLDPPVKVKEEIVGEVALTSEMRRQHFRHFCYVEAEGPRKVCKQLWELGHQWLRPERRTKDQILEVLILEQFLTILPWEMQCWVRENGPETCAQAVALAEDFLVRLQEPEQWERKESELLESSFITTPNSEQDPSEAMKMQLSIEAKQEGDEEVTYFEGADEAQKSDVETFQLGRPEQVTVCEISLDGAKGEFFQETEMPGSPPGPGSHWENHPEKASGFLCEESALGLQEGTFQDGILKCKIKKEQIDDEGFDLLQNQAVQMTVKPYQCLYCGKTSNCKANLVVHERTHTGEKPYACLDCGKSFNRKSTLVRHKRMHTGEKPYECAECGRCFSIRCNLINHERIHTGEKPYSCTDCGQSFSRRLQLVIHRRTHTGETPYRCAQCGKCFTRRSSLLTHERIHTGEKPNTCTDCGKSFIQKGYLLIHRRIHTGERPYKCTACEQRFLNRSDLRRHEKIHAVANP; from the exons ATGCAAAAACCGCAGGGCGTGG TTCAGGAGCTGAAGCcgaagaaaaaaatggagaagCACAGTTTGACAGGACCCAAAACCAATGAAGGATCGGAGGCAGGTGGAAGGGAGCCTCACGTCGTTCAAGTTGGCACCATCCGTGAGTTTCTGGCTGGGTCAGCGCCTACACAAATCAAGCAAGAGCCCGAGGAGGGGTTGCAGCAACGTTGGGAAGCCCAGTGGCAGGAGTTCCTGAAGACAGTGGAGTCTCCTCACCCAGGTTGGAGGCACCTCAAGTTACCTGAGCCCATGTCAGAAGAGGAGACAAAGGAATTTCAGGCCTCCTTCAAGGAAATAGCTGGCGTCAACCAATGGTCCAGGGGCGAGTGGGTGACCCAGACCATGCCAGGCTTCCGGGGGGTTCATAAGCCCAATGGAGGACTGGATCCTCCTGTGAAGGTGAAGGAAGAGATTGTAGGTGAGGTTGCCCTAACTTCAGAGATGCGGCGCCAGCACTTCCGGCACTTCTGCTACGTGGAGGCTGAGGGCCCTCGGAAAGTTTGTAAGCAGCTCTGGGAGCTTGGCCATCAGTGGCTGAGGCCAGAAAGGCGCACCAAGGACCAAATCCTGGAGGTGTTGATTCTGGAACAGTTCCTGACCATCCTGCCAtgggaaatgcagtgctgggtgagGGAAAATGGACCTGAGACCTGtgcccaggcagtggccctggcagaGGATTTTCTCGTGAGGCTTCAGGAGCCTGAGCAATGGGAGAGGAAG GAGTCCGAGCTGTTGGAGAGCTCCTTTATCACCACTCCCAATTCAGAGCAGGATCCCTCTGAGGCCATGAAGATGCAGCTCTCCATTGAAGCTAAGCAAGAGGGGGACGAAGAGGTCACCTATTTTG AAGGAGCTGATGAAGCGCAGAAGAGCGATGTGGAGACCTTTCAGCTGGGGAGGCCCGAGCAAGTGACTGTTTGTGAAATATCACTGGACGGGGCTAAAGGGGAATTCTTCCAGGAGACCGAGATGCCAGGAAGCCCCCCAGGTCCTGGGAGTCATTGGGAAAACCATCCTGAGAAAGCTTCTGGATTTCTCTGTGAGGAAAGTGCTTTGGGCTTACAAGAAGGCACCTTCCAAGATGGAATCCTCAAGTGCAAGATCAAGAAGGAACAGATTGATGATGAGGGCTTCGACCTGCTGCAGAATCAAGCGGTGCAAATGACCGTCAAACCCTACCAATGCCTCTATTGCGGGAAGACCTCCAACTGCAAAGCAAACCTTGTTGTCCACGAGAGAACTCACACCGGAGAGAAACCTTACGCCTGCTTAGACTGTGGCAAGAGCTTCAACCGGAAGTCGACCCTCGTCCGGCACAAACGGATGCATACAGGAGAGAAGCCGTATGAATGCGCTGAGTGTGGGCGTTGCTTCAGCATCCGGTGTAACCTCATCAACCATGAGAGGATCCACACGGGCGAGAAGCCATACAGTTGTACTGACTGTGGGCAGAGCTTTagccggaggttgcagctggtgatTCACAGGCGGACCCACACGGGGGAGACCCCTTACCGATGCGCCCAGTGCGGGAAATGCTTCACCCGTCGCTCTTCCCTCTTGACGCACGAGCGgatccacacgggggagaaaccaaACACATGCACGGATTGTGGGAAGAGCTTCATCCAGAAAGGCTACCTTCTGATACACCGGAGAATTCATACTGGCGAGAGACCGTATAAATGCACAGCATGCGAGCAAAGGTTCCTGAACCGGAGCGATCTCCGTAGACACGAGAAGATCCATGCGGTAGCGAATCCGTGA